In the Sinorhizobium arboris LMG 14919 genome, one interval contains:
- the fabZ gene encoding 3-hydroxyacyl-ACP dehydratase FabZ, which produces MNEAATVLGTADIQEILKLLPHRYPFLLVDRIIEIDDDNSAIGIKNVTANEPHFTGHFPEKPIMPGVLLIEGMAQTAGAICARRTGIGSNLVYFMTIDNARFRKPVVPGDRVEFHVVKQKQRGNIWKFHCDAKVDGQLVAEADIGAMIVSKEDA; this is translated from the coding sequence ATGAATGAGGCTGCAACGGTCCTCGGCACGGCGGACATACAGGAAATCCTGAAGCTTCTTCCCCATCGTTATCCCTTCCTGCTGGTCGACCGGATCATCGAGATCGATGACGATAATTCGGCTATCGGGATCAAGAACGTGACGGCCAACGAGCCGCATTTCACAGGGCACTTCCCTGAGAAGCCGATCATGCCGGGCGTTCTTCTGATCGAAGGCATGGCGCAGACGGCAGGCGCGATCTGTGCGCGCAGGACGGGAATCGGAAGCAATCTCGTGTATTTCATGACGATCGACAATGCCCGATTCCGCAAGCCCGTCGTGCCGGGGGACCGGGTAGAATTCCATGTCGTGAAGCAGAAGCAGCGCGGCAATATCTGGAAATTTCACTGTGATGCAAAAGTTGACGGGCAACTCGTCGCGGAAGCTGATATCGGCGCGATGATTGTCAGCAAGGAAGACGCCTGA
- the lpxA gene encoding acyl-ACP--UDP-N-acetylglucosamine O-acyltransferase, which produces MIASSAKIHPSSAVEDGAVIGENVKIGPFCHIGPNVVLADEVEILSHVAVIGHTSVGKGTKIFPGAVIGGDSQSVHHSALNTTLVIGENCTIREGVTMNTGTVEHGGATIVGNNNLFLAYSHVAHDCRLGNNIILSNNVMLAGHVTVEDRAILGGGSAVHQFTRIGRQAFIGGLSAVSYDVIPYGMLNGNPGILSGLNVVGMTRAGIDRQTIHRVRRCYKQIFEGDGSIRANAAAIRDEYLDCAPAIEILDFIAAESDRALSSPNRGAKG; this is translated from the coding sequence ATGATAGCATCAAGTGCGAAGATCCACCCGTCCTCGGCCGTCGAGGACGGAGCGGTAATCGGCGAGAATGTGAAGATCGGCCCGTTCTGCCATATCGGGCCGAATGTCGTTCTTGCAGATGAAGTCGAAATTCTGAGCCACGTCGCAGTCATCGGCCATACGAGCGTCGGCAAGGGAACGAAGATTTTTCCGGGTGCGGTCATCGGTGGCGATTCGCAGAGCGTGCACCACAGCGCCTTGAATACCACCCTGGTGATCGGCGAGAACTGCACGATCCGCGAAGGCGTAACCATGAACACCGGCACGGTGGAGCACGGCGGCGCGACCATCGTCGGCAACAACAACCTGTTCCTGGCCTATTCGCACGTGGCGCATGATTGCCGCCTCGGAAACAATATCATCCTCTCCAACAATGTTATGCTTGCGGGGCATGTCACTGTCGAGGATCGCGCCATACTCGGCGGCGGTTCGGCGGTTCACCAGTTTACCCGTATCGGGCGTCAGGCCTTCATCGGCGGCCTGTCGGCGGTGAGCTATGACGTCATTCCCTATGGAATGCTCAATGGCAATCCCGGCATTCTGAGCGGCCTCAACGTGGTCGGAATGACCCGTGCCGGGATCGATCGTCAGACGATCCATCGCGTTCGGCGGTGCTATAAGCAGATTTTCGAGGGTGACGGCTCGATCCGCGCGAACGCCGCCGCAATCCGTGACGAGTATCTCGATTGCGCACCGGCAATCGAGATCCTGGATTTCATCGCTGCAGAGAGCGACCGCGCGCTGTCGTCTCCGAATCGCGGCGCCAAGGGTTGA
- a CDS encoding LpxI family protein yields the protein MAVAFHRLPQSKGRLAIIAGAGTLPHHVAEAARRQGEDPFIIALSREADADWAGFDHAICAIGDFAAISRTFETEGIDRVVLSGAVRRRPEWRDIRPTLRTLAKVPRVFRTLMSGGDDAVLRMVIELIEASGAHVIGAHEVVPGLLADAGPLGAHAPTDEDRRDIESGIAAADALGALDVGQGAIAVGGRVVALEGAEGTDAMLARVAHLRKEGRISTRRRGVLVKLCKPQQDERADLPSIGPSTVAGAHAAGLAGIAVEAGRALVLERARLVEEADRSGLFILGIERDRRRDRR from the coding sequence ATGGCGGTGGCGTTTCACCGCCTGCCGCAGTCCAAAGGCAGGCTCGCCATCATCGCCGGAGCCGGGACGCTCCCCCATCATGTGGCCGAGGCGGCGCGCCGTCAGGGAGAAGATCCGTTCATCATCGCGCTTTCGCGCGAGGCCGATGCCGATTGGGCCGGTTTCGACCACGCCATTTGCGCGATCGGAGATTTTGCCGCGATCAGCCGCACTTTCGAGACCGAGGGGATTGACCGGGTCGTTCTTTCCGGTGCGGTGCGGCGGCGGCCGGAGTGGCGCGATATCCGTCCCACGCTGAGGACGCTGGCCAAGGTGCCCAGGGTTTTCCGTACCTTGATGTCCGGCGGAGACGACGCGGTACTGCGCATGGTGATCGAACTGATCGAGGCGAGCGGCGCTCATGTGATCGGCGCGCATGAGGTCGTTCCGGGTCTTCTTGCGGATGCCGGACCGCTCGGTGCTCATGCCCCAACGGACGAGGATCGGCGTGACATCGAATCCGGCATCGCCGCGGCTGACGCGCTGGGGGCGCTCGACGTCGGTCAGGGCGCGATCGCAGTTGGCGGCCGGGTGGTCGCGCTGGAGGGTGCGGAAGGCACGGACGCCATGTTGGCCAGGGTCGCCCATCTCAGGAAAGAGGGGCGGATTTCAACCCGTCGTCGTGGCGTTCTCGTCAAGCTCTGCAAGCCGCAACAGGACGAGCGGGCCGATCTGCCGTCGATCGGTCCGTCGACGGTTGCAGGCGCGCATGCAGCCGGTCTCGCGGGCATTGCCGTCGAGGCGGGACGCGCGCTGGTTCTCGAGCGCGCGCGCCTCGTGGAGGAGGCCGACAGGAGCGGCCTGTTCATCCTGGGTATAGAGCGCGACCGCCGCAGGGACCGGAGATGA
- the lpxB gene encoding lipid-A-disaccharide synthase, giving the protein MTDRPYRLAVCAGEVSGDLLGADLVRALRDRVGGPLELVGVGGEGLEAEGLRSLFDYSELSIMGFSQVLANLPKLLLRIRQAARAIVAARPDALVIIDSPDFTHRVAQRVRAALPDLPVIDYVCPSVWAWKPERAPRMRAYVDHVLAVLPFEPEAMAKLGGPPTTYVGHRLASDRNVLAVRERRRARQQAQDPLAAKTCLLLPGSRGSEISRLLPVFRSAAEELAERHEGIRFLLPTVPRQAERVRALTASWKVRPEISVDPERKWEAFGEADAALAASGTVILELALAGVPVVSTYQADWLVSLLHSRIRIWTAALPNLIADFPVVPEYFNKMIRPAVLTRWFERLSTDTAQRRAMLDGFALVQQRMQTDRPPGEKAADIVLACLRAG; this is encoded by the coding sequence ATGACGGACAGGCCCTACAGGCTGGCGGTCTGCGCCGGGGAGGTCTCCGGAGACCTCCTCGGCGCAGACCTGGTACGGGCGCTGCGCGACCGTGTCGGCGGGCCGCTCGAACTTGTCGGCGTTGGTGGCGAAGGGCTGGAAGCCGAAGGGCTGCGATCGTTGTTCGACTATTCCGAACTGTCGATCATGGGCTTTTCGCAGGTCCTCGCAAATCTTCCGAAGCTTTTGTTGCGGATCAGGCAGGCCGCCCGCGCGATCGTCGCAGCGCGTCCGGATGCACTGGTGATCATCGACAGCCCTGATTTCACCCACCGGGTGGCGCAGCGCGTCCGCGCCGCACTGCCGGATCTGCCGGTGATCGACTATGTGTGCCCGAGCGTCTGGGCGTGGAAGCCGGAGCGGGCACCGCGCATGCGGGCTTATGTGGATCACGTGCTCGCGGTTCTTCCTTTCGAGCCGGAAGCGATGGCGAAGCTCGGCGGTCCGCCGACGACTTATGTCGGCCACCGGCTGGCATCGGACCGCAATGTGCTTGCGGTCCGGGAGCGCCGACGCGCCAGACAACAGGCACAAGACCCCCTCGCGGCGAAAACCTGCCTCCTTTTGCCCGGATCGCGCGGCAGCGAGATCAGCCGGCTCCTGCCGGTTTTCCGGAGCGCGGCAGAGGAACTCGCCGAGCGGCACGAAGGCATTCGCTTCCTTTTGCCGACCGTGCCCCGCCAGGCGGAACGGGTGAGGGCGTTGACCGCGTCCTGGAAAGTCCGGCCCGAAATAAGCGTCGACCCCGAACGAAAATGGGAAGCCTTTGGGGAAGCCGATGCGGCGCTTGCCGCCTCGGGTACGGTCATCCTCGAGCTTGCCCTTGCCGGAGTGCCTGTCGTTTCCACATACCAGGCCGACTGGCTCGTCAGCCTTCTGCATTCCCGCATCCGCATCTGGACCGCCGCACTCCCGAACCTGATCGCGGATTTTCCGGTCGTGCCGGAATATTTCAACAAGATGATCCGGCCCGCCGTCCTGACGCGATGGTTCGAGCGGCTTTCGACCGACACGGCGCAGCGCCGCGCGATGCTCGACGGCTTCGCCCTGGTTCAGCAGAGGATGCAAACGGATCGGCCGCCCGGCGAAAAGGCGGCGGATATCGTTCTCGCTTGCCTCCGAGCCGGATGA
- a CDS encoding IS4 family transposase produces the protein MRHENSVFHQLQQHVPWAVFDRLVDEHKADHRVRRLTTKSQLLALLFGQFSGATSLREIEAGLLSHEARLYHVGGRGVARATLADANARRPAALFADLFSHMAATASRRTRRHISDSVRLLDATRVQVSSLYGGWTDMIGGKRAIKLHVCYDPQDDVPLDMTLTGQKTNDIVPAKAIDILPGVTYVFDLAYYDFAWWAEIDKRGARFVTRLKSNTLIDIAAEQPADQAEGVLFDRIGLLPQRLASSRSNPFKDPVREIAVRSDTGKVIRLVTNDLDAPASEIAALYKQRWQIELFFKWIKQNLKIRHFLGTSENAVRIQIFVALIAYLLLRVAQACQNDITQPLAFARLVRLNIMHRRSINTLRKPKPAVQRDQRQISLPLALS, from the coding sequence TTCCGTGGGCGGTGTTCGACCGGCTTGTGGATGAACACAAGGCAGACCACCGGGTGCGCCGGCTGACGACGAAGAGCCAACTCCTGGCGCTCCTGTTTGGTCAGTTTTCGGGCGCAACAAGCTTGCGCGAGATCGAGGCCGGGCTTCTGAGTCATGAGGCGCGGCTTTACCACGTCGGTGGGCGCGGTGTGGCGCGTGCCACGCTCGCTGATGCGAATGCCAGGCGTCCGGCAGCCCTGTTTGCCGACCTGTTTTCCCACATGGCCGCCACCGCCAGCCGAAGGACCCGCCGTCATATCAGCGACAGCGTGCGCTTGCTCGATGCCACACGCGTCCAGGTCTCCTCGTTATACGGCGGCTGGACCGACATGATCGGCGGCAAAAGAGCCATCAAGTTGCACGTCTGCTATGACCCCCAAGACGACGTGCCCCTCGACATGACGCTGACCGGCCAAAAGACCAACGACATCGTCCCGGCCAAAGCGATCGACATTCTCCCAGGCGTCACCTATGTCTTCGATCTCGCCTATTACGACTTCGCATGGTGGGCCGAGATCGACAAACGGGGCGCACGCTTCGTCACAAGGCTCAAGAGCAATACCCTTATCGACATCGCCGCCGAACAGCCCGCCGACCAAGCCGAGGGCGTCCTGTTCGACAGGATCGGGCTTTTGCCGCAGCGCCTGGCCAGCTCGCGGAGCAACCCTTTCAAGGACCCGGTGCGCGAGATCGCTGTGCGCAGCGATACCGGCAAGGTCATTCGCCTCGTTACCAACGATCTCGACGCGCCGGCCAGCGAAATCGCCGCACTTTACAAGCAGCGTTGGCAAATCGAGCTCTTCTTCAAGTGGATCAAGCAGAACCTGAAGATCCGTCACTTTCTCGGAACCTCAGAGAATGCCGTGCGCATCCAGATCTTCGTCGCGCTCATCGCCTATCTGCTCCTGCGCGTGGCGCAGGCCTGCCAGAACGACATCACCCAACCCCTCGCCTTCGCAAGGCTTGTTCGTCTCAACATCATGCATCGCAGATCCATCAACACGCTGCGAAAGCCCAAACCGGCAGTGCAACGTGATCAACGTCAAATCTCTTTGCCGCTGGCACTCAGTTAA